Proteins encoded in a region of the Streptomyces sp. NBC_01471 genome:
- a CDS encoding CHAT domain-containing protein codes for MALWREAVGLFGALLVFVFWGSNTRLPFVARYRTPGFAVGFLLWVLMAGPAGTEGSARPQWFTVIGASALTAAGLGRLLGLADLRRRQRADPAYAPDSAAERSASGKGLLRRYLRQGDVAALDRAVEELRSAAGGTVGDPRHAGHVLALIRGLRLRYERTRSLTDLDEAVTAGRRGVAAGLPGDRTHDGTRGGPERDGRRDGRRDRRRSLERGRLLSLLSGCLRLRYDHLGAVADLDEAAELGGEAVLLIRDTSVHFPLCRAEFAAVLHSQYERTKEVPYLDRAVTQLRRALEAARRRGYERTADLATFCHLLSRRGDSCGSTADLDAAVEAGRSALGQTAPGRGAFELCQNNLALALRTRWELRQRVEERTGGLQEGGGPHPYRLRAPTADLDEAIGLAHRAVGAVPADAPERAGYQLGLALALHCRYRYDRHQYAVDLDRALAALDEAARHPTADLPTRVKAGLARSDMAATAGQYAQAVRSFENVIGLLPQLAARELRRTDQEFRLGRWTGIAVAAAACALAAGEPEKAVTLLEQGRGVLLSRALDVRTDLTPLRAEHPSLAARFEEVREALDGPAATSTGFGTGPSAATRGDEDRRRAARRELSERWDELLEEIRAQDGFAGFGGAPLPDLPTSGRTTPGHGDRGPVVFLNVSELRSDAIILEAGRIRTVPLDVRPDEATRQTRKLLDALHPDRILDPALQKPVHQVLAWLWDALVEPVVDCLDLRVPAPGEPLPRIWWVPTGPLALLPIHAAGHHGPGARTGARSLLDRAVPSYAPTLRALTAARARRKPAVPPRPLVVAMSRTPGAQPLRQAGAEAEAVRRLFPGSLVLADDGATRERLVEELPRHTWAHFACHAVTDQESPSRGRLLLHDHRLHPFTLADVSGLDLGRPELAYLSACGSAQTGLRHADEAIHLASSFQLAGFSHVIATLWPVFDRFALAFATDVYGQLAQDGGGMASATAVHRATLNARALYPNLPGLWASHVHVGP; via the coding sequence GTGGCCCTGTGGCGGGAAGCGGTGGGTCTGTTCGGCGCGCTCCTCGTGTTCGTCTTCTGGGGCAGCAACACGCGCCTGCCGTTCGTCGCCAGGTACCGCACGCCGGGGTTCGCCGTCGGCTTCCTGCTCTGGGTCCTGATGGCCGGTCCGGCCGGCACAGAGGGGAGCGCGCGCCCGCAGTGGTTCACCGTCATCGGCGCCTCCGCTCTGACGGCGGCCGGTCTCGGCCGCCTGCTGGGCCTCGCCGACCTGCGACGGCGGCAGCGCGCCGACCCGGCGTACGCCCCCGACAGCGCCGCCGAACGGTCGGCCTCGGGGAAAGGACTGCTGCGCCGCTATCTGCGCCAGGGCGACGTGGCCGCGCTGGACCGGGCGGTCGAGGAATTGAGGAGCGCCGCCGGGGGGACGGTGGGCGACCCCCGGCACGCCGGTCATGTCCTCGCTCTGATCAGGGGGTTGAGGCTGCGCTACGAACGGACGCGCTCGCTGACCGATCTGGACGAGGCGGTCACCGCCGGGCGCCGGGGCGTGGCCGCGGGGCTCCCCGGCGACCGGACACACGACGGGACACGCGGCGGCCCCGAACGCGACGGGAGGCGCGATGGGAGGCGCGACCGGAGGCGCAGCCTGGAACGCGGCCGGTTGCTGTCCCTGCTGAGCGGGTGTCTTCGCCTGCGGTACGACCATCTCGGTGCCGTGGCCGATCTGGACGAAGCGGCGGAGCTGGGCGGTGAAGCGGTCCTGCTGATCCGGGACACCAGCGTGCACTTCCCCCTCTGCAGAGCCGAGTTCGCGGCCGTACTGCACAGCCAGTACGAGCGGACGAAGGAGGTGCCGTACCTCGATCGTGCGGTCACACAGCTGAGGAGGGCACTTGAGGCCGCCCGGCGCCGTGGCTACGAACGCACGGCGGACCTGGCCACCTTCTGCCATCTCCTGTCCCGGCGGGGGGATTCGTGCGGGAGCACGGCGGACCTGGACGCGGCTGTCGAGGCCGGGCGCTCGGCTCTGGGACAGACCGCCCCCGGCCGGGGAGCCTTCGAGCTGTGCCAGAACAACCTCGCCCTCGCGCTGCGCACCCGTTGGGAGCTGCGACAGCGCGTGGAGGAGCGCACCGGGGGGCTCCAGGAGGGCGGCGGCCCCCACCCGTACCGCCTCCGCGCCCCGACCGCCGACCTGGACGAGGCGATCGGGCTGGCTCACCGGGCCGTGGGCGCGGTACCCGCCGACGCCCCGGAACGGGCCGGCTATCAGCTCGGTCTCGCCCTCGCCCTGCACTGCCGCTACCGGTACGACCGTCATCAGTACGCGGTGGACCTCGACCGGGCGCTGGCAGCGCTGGACGAGGCGGCCCGCCACCCCACGGCGGATCTGCCGACCCGCGTCAAGGCGGGCCTCGCCCGGAGCGACATGGCGGCCACGGCCGGCCAGTACGCGCAGGCCGTACGGTCCTTCGAGAACGTGATCGGGCTGCTCCCGCAGCTCGCCGCACGCGAACTGCGCCGCACCGACCAGGAGTTCCGGCTCGGGCGGTGGACCGGCATCGCGGTGGCCGCCGCCGCGTGCGCCCTCGCGGCGGGAGAGCCGGAGAAGGCGGTGACCCTGCTGGAGCAGGGGCGGGGCGTCCTTCTGTCCCGGGCGCTCGACGTCCGGACCGACCTCACCCCGCTGCGGGCCGAACACCCTTCTCTGGCCGCCAGGTTCGAGGAGGTGCGCGAGGCCCTCGACGGGCCGGCCGCCACCTCGACAGGATTCGGTACGGGCCCCTCCGCCGCCACGCGCGGCGACGAGGACCGGCGACGTGCCGCGAGGCGCGAGCTCAGTGAGCGCTGGGATGAACTGCTGGAGGAGATCCGCGCGCAGGACGGCTTCGCCGGTTTCGGGGGCGCGCCGCTGCCCGATCTGCCGACGTCCGGACGGACGACGCCGGGCCACGGAGACCGGGGGCCCGTCGTGTTCCTCAACGTCAGCGAACTCCGCTCCGACGCGATCATCCTGGAGGCCGGCCGGATCCGCACGGTGCCGCTCGATGTCCGGCCGGACGAAGCCACCCGCCAGACCCGGAAGCTGCTCGACGCGCTGCACCCGGACCGCATCCTCGACCCGGCCCTGCAGAAACCCGTCCACCAGGTGCTGGCCTGGCTCTGGGACGCCCTCGTCGAGCCGGTGGTGGACTGCCTCGATCTGCGCGTCCCGGCCCCCGGCGAGCCGCTGCCCCGCATCTGGTGGGTGCCCACGGGGCCGCTGGCCCTGCTGCCGATTCACGCCGCCGGGCACCACGGTCCCGGTGCCCGCACCGGCGCCCGCTCGCTCCTCGACCGGGCCGTCCCGTCGTACGCTCCGACACTTCGGGCCCTCACCGCGGCCCGCGCGCGGCGGAAACCGGCGGTCCCGCCCCGCCCGCTGGTCGTCGCGATGTCGCGGACACCGGGGGCCCAACCGTTGCGGCAGGCCGGGGCCGAGGCCGAGGCGGTGCGCAGGCTGTTCCCCGGCTCGCTGGTCCTGGCCGACGACGGGGCGACGCGGGAGCGGCTCGTCGAGGAGCTGCCACGGCACACATGGGCGCACTTCGCCTGCCACGCCGTGACCGACCAGGAGTCACCGTCACGGGGGCGGCTGCTGCTCCACGACCACCGGCTGCACCCGTTCACCCTCGCGGATGTCTCGGGGCTCGACCTGGGCCGTCCCGAGCTCGCCTATCTGTCGGCCTGTGGCTCCGCGCAGACGGGTCTGCGTCATGCGGATGAGGCGATCCATCTCGCCTCGTCCTTCCAGCTCGCGGGGTTCTCCCATGTGATCGCCACCCTCTGGCCCGTCTTCGACCGATTCGCCCTGGCCTTCGCCACCGACGTGTACGGGCAGCTCGCGCAGGACGGCGGCGGGATGGCATCGGCCACCGCTGTGCACCGGGCGACGCTGAACGCTCGTGCCCTGTACCCGAATCTCCCGGGACTCTGGGCGAGTCACGTGCACGTCGGACCCTGA
- a CDS encoding calmodulin-binding protein, with protein MRRVTKIGLLASALMLTLTGAATGTAAAQPDSATTRAAADGAAYFEVADGRDYRNTWVIKLTKPEDIQHARDLASGKTDERPHVLGRIEKRPQPYNPRWSYNLRPDTIGFFDVAIEVCDATPSYTEDYLDEAGGPFLPGLVWCPWSSHITKEVPAP; from the coding sequence ATGCGACGCGTCACCAAGATCGGCCTGCTGGCTTCGGCCCTGATGCTCACCCTCACCGGTGCCGCGACCGGCACGGCCGCCGCCCAGCCGGACAGCGCCACGACCCGCGCCGCAGCGGACGGGGCCGCCTACTTCGAGGTGGCGGACGGCCGGGACTACCGCAACACCTGGGTCATCAAGCTGACCAAGCCCGAGGACATCCAGCACGCCCGTGACCTCGCAAGCGGCAAGACGGACGAGAGGCCCCACGTCCTCGGGCGCATCGAGAAGAGGCCGCAGCCCTACAACCCCCGTTGGAGCTACAACCTCCGCCCGGACACCATCGGCTTCTTCGACGTGGCCATCGAGGTCTGCGACGCGACCCCCAGTTACACCGAGGACTATCTGGACGAGGCGGGCGGTCCGTTCCTGCCCGGCCTGGTCTGGTGCCCGTGGTCCTCGCACATCACCAAGGAAGTCCCCGCGCCCTGA
- the mshD gene encoding mycothiol synthase has translation MTNAPASPAPGRQIQTLDTLTADQEQAVRALLAEAARTDGQQAVSEQGRLQLHGEPREGVQHFLVGVGDTLTGYAQLEAADPVEAPAAELVVHPSHRGQGHGRALGSALMAASGRRLRVWAHGGHAAARHLAQVLGLAMFRELRQLRRPLAPLDIPEPVYPEGVTVRTFVPGQDDAAWLAVNAAAFAHHPEQGSLNQRDLDDRKAESWFDPKGFFLAVRDTGADGGPGEEIIGFHWTKVHADEQLGEVYVVGIRPDAQGGGLGKALTATGLRHLAAEGLPTAMLYVDADNTAAVTVYERLGFSTHEVDLMYRSES, from the coding sequence ATGACGAATGCGCCCGCATCCCCCGCACCCGGCCGGCAGATCCAGACCCTCGACACGCTCACCGCCGACCAGGAGCAAGCCGTGCGCGCGCTGCTCGCGGAGGCCGCGCGGACCGATGGGCAGCAGGCCGTCTCCGAGCAGGGACGGCTCCAGCTGCACGGCGAGCCACGCGAAGGGGTTCAGCACTTCCTGGTCGGCGTCGGCGACACGCTCACCGGGTACGCCCAGCTGGAGGCGGCCGACCCCGTCGAGGCGCCCGCCGCCGAGCTGGTCGTCCACCCCTCGCACCGGGGGCAGGGCCACGGCCGCGCGCTCGGTTCCGCGCTGATGGCCGCCTCCGGGCGGCGGCTGCGCGTCTGGGCGCACGGCGGACACGCGGCGGCCCGCCATCTCGCGCAGGTGCTCGGCCTGGCCATGTTCCGTGAACTGCGCCAGCTGCGGCGGCCGTTGGCCCCGCTGGACATCCCCGAGCCGGTGTACCCGGAGGGCGTCACCGTACGGACCTTCGTACCCGGTCAGGACGATGCGGCCTGGCTCGCCGTGAACGCCGCGGCCTTCGCCCACCACCCCGAGCAGGGGTCGCTGAACCAGCGCGACCTGGACGACCGGAAGGCGGAGTCCTGGTTCGACCCGAAGGGGTTCTTCCTGGCGGTACGGGACACGGGTGCGGACGGCGGCCCCGGCGAGGAGATCATCGGCTTCCACTGGACGAAGGTGCACGCCGACGAGCAGCTGGGCGAGGTGTACGTGGTCGGCATCCGCCCCGACGCCCAGGGCGGCGGCCTCGGCAAGGCGCTGACCGCGACCGGGCTGCGCCACCTCGCGGCCGAGGGGCTGCCCACGGCGATGCTGTACGTGGACGCCGACAACACGGCCGCCGTCACGGTGTACGAGCGGCTCGGTTTCAGCACGCACGAGGTCGACCTGATGTACCGCTCGGAGTCCTGA
- a CDS encoding DUF6338 family protein: MGHAPSTVMQVMLVVLVVLPGITYQFLRERSRGPVPGERDLGERVLRAVGASLLLDALYLLVAGSQLVRWARESATGGWDGFGHQPRQAALLGLVLLVGVPAAAAAAVSWWERGRRPAVRYRSTPTAWDRMFHGRGSCFVRMRMRDGSWVGGWYGSRSFVTSYPQPPEVYLESAWLMRPDGSFVRPIAGSAGLHVRAAETDLLELLLPPSVPEPDPGPGDPDGRTPAPHTPAPHTPGSEPS, translated from the coding sequence GTGGGGCATGCGCCGTCGACCGTGATGCAGGTGATGCTGGTCGTCCTCGTGGTCCTTCCGGGCATCACCTACCAGTTCCTCCGGGAGCGCAGCCGCGGCCCCGTGCCCGGTGAACGCGACCTCGGGGAACGAGTGTTGCGGGCCGTGGGGGCCTCGCTCCTCCTCGACGCGCTGTACCTGCTCGTTGCCGGATCCCAACTGGTGCGCTGGGCGAGGGAGTCCGCGACCGGTGGCTGGGACGGCTTCGGACATCAGCCCAGGCAGGCGGCGCTTCTTGGCCTCGTGCTGCTGGTCGGTGTGCCGGCTGCGGCCGCCGCAGCCGTCTCCTGGTGGGAACGCGGGCGGCGGCCCGCTGTCCGCTACCGCAGCACCCCCACGGCATGGGACCGGATGTTCCACGGCCGGGGCTCCTGCTTCGTACGGATGAGGATGCGGGACGGGAGCTGGGTGGGCGGTTGGTACGGGTCCCGCTCCTTCGTGACCTCCTATCCCCAGCCCCCAGAGGTCTACTTGGAGTCGGCCTGGCTGATGCGCCCGGACGGCAGCTTCGTCCGGCCGATCGCGGGGAGCGCGGGGCTGCACGTCCGCGCGGCGGAGACCGACCTGCTCGAACTGCTCCTGCCGCCGTCCGTCCCCGAACCGGACCCGGGTCCCGGCGACCCGGACGGCCGGACCCCAGCCCCGCACACCCCAGCCCCGCACACCCCCGGATCGGAGCCGTCATGA
- a CDS encoding ABC transporter ATP-binding protein translates to MTDTAIEAFGLGKTYGRRHGWALRGCSFRLPAGRVCALVGPNGAGKSTLLAHTAGLLRPTEGAVQVLGTSPAAARERIAFVAQSKPLIGQLTVAETLRMGSELNPARWDAAAADRIVAGGKLKPDDLVRTLSGGQRTRVALALALGKRPELMLLDEPMADLDPLARHELMGALMSEAAQHGTTIVMSSHILAELDGACDYLLLVDGGRVRLGGETEDLLAAHTLLTGPVAALDPHTVIESRTTGRQMTALVRRDGPLSGDWQTMEPSLEELLLAHLRSPGAPALLTPSAEHRTEVPA, encoded by the coding sequence ATGACAGACACCGCCATCGAAGCCTTCGGGCTCGGCAAGACCTACGGGAGGCGGCACGGCTGGGCGCTGCGGGGCTGCTCCTTCCGGCTTCCCGCCGGGCGGGTCTGCGCACTCGTCGGCCCCAACGGCGCCGGCAAGTCGACGCTGCTCGCCCACACCGCCGGGCTGCTGCGGCCCACCGAGGGCGCCGTCCAGGTGCTCGGGACGTCCCCGGCCGCCGCCCGCGAGCGGATCGCGTTCGTCGCCCAGAGCAAGCCGCTGATCGGGCAGTTGACCGTCGCCGAGACCCTGCGCATGGGGTCCGAGCTGAACCCGGCCCGCTGGGACGCGGCGGCCGCCGACCGGATCGTCGCCGGAGGCAAGCTGAAGCCGGACGACCTCGTCCGCACCCTCTCCGGCGGCCAGCGCACCCGTGTCGCCCTGGCACTCGCCCTCGGCAAGCGGCCCGAACTGATGCTGCTCGACGAGCCGATGGCGGATCTCGACCCGCTCGCCCGGCACGAGCTGATGGGCGCCCTGATGTCCGAGGCCGCCCAGCACGGCACGACGATCGTGATGTCCTCCCACATCCTGGCCGAACTGGACGGCGCCTGCGACTACTTGCTGCTGGTCGACGGCGGCCGGGTCCGGCTGGGCGGCGAGACCGAGGACCTGCTGGCCGCCCACACCCTGCTGACCGGGCCGGTGGCCGCCCTCGACCCGCACACCGTCATCGAATCGCGCACCACCGGACGGCAGATGACCGCGCTGGTACGGCGGGACGGGCCCCTGTCGGGCGACTGGCAGACCATGGAGCCGTCCCTGGAGGAGCTGCTCCTCGCCCATCTGCGGTCACCCGGCGCACCCGCCCTGCTGACACCGAGCGCCGAACACCGTACGGAGGTCCCGGCATGA
- a CDS encoding GntR family transcriptional regulator yields the protein MIEFRIDRRSGVSTYLQIAQQTKRALRLGLLQPGDQLPTARAVVESTAINPNTVLKAYRELEREGLVEARRGMGTFVRKSLGRTPPERLADSALRAELTDWAARARTAGLEKDDAAALCASVLDDCFQDTAGTTGTTATTTAGRSKGDTLT from the coding sequence GTGATCGAGTTCCGTATCGACCGGCGCAGCGGCGTCTCGACGTATCTCCAGATCGCCCAGCAGACCAAACGGGCCCTGCGCCTGGGCCTGTTGCAGCCCGGTGACCAGCTGCCCACCGCACGGGCGGTCGTCGAGTCCACCGCCATCAACCCCAACACGGTCCTGAAGGCCTACCGCGAACTGGAACGCGAAGGGCTGGTCGAGGCCCGGCGCGGGATGGGCACCTTCGTCCGTAAGTCGCTCGGGCGGACCCCTCCCGAGCGACTTGCCGATTCCGCGCTGCGGGCCGAGCTGACCGACTGGGCCGCCCGGGCCCGTACCGCCGGACTGGAGAAGGACGACGCGGCAGCGCTCTGTGCCTCCGTACTCGACGACTGCTTCCAGGACACCGCCGGTACCACCGGCACCACCGCCACCACCACCGCAGGCCGCTCCAAGGGGGACACCCTGACATGA
- a CDS encoding ABC transporter permease, producing MSTLHQNSDTDTSTRDASSAHSGARTGSQRLRGPYWVAARMHRSTLRRAAGLLLLIVVVLIAIRVWGGSLAGGYWTDTRMVENAASVIGLLPYLIAAFVAGPVVARELESGTHQLLWTQSVSPVRWFAAKLAVPTALALVGSVVLDGLYRWVWSTSRHEDPALNWYSDSVYHAIGPIGIATALLVVPLGALTGLLIRRTVPAIVTSLIATAAVSSVLGAVRGHLWPVVTVRTGLGTGYPAMNGMVTAEGAVTTSGAHVPDPICVDDKQCQAAHHLAGYFRSSHPVSHFWPLQLVETGILLALAAVLTLVVFRLVKRMAG from the coding sequence ATGAGCACCCTGCACCAGAACAGCGACACCGACACCAGCACCCGCGACGCGTCGAGCGCGCACTCCGGCGCGCGGACCGGATCACAGCGGCTGCGCGGTCCGTACTGGGTCGCCGCCCGGATGCACCGCTCCACCCTCCGGCGGGCCGCCGGGCTCCTCCTCCTGATCGTGGTCGTGCTGATCGCGATCCGCGTCTGGGGCGGCAGCCTGGCGGGCGGGTACTGGACGGACACCCGGATGGTGGAGAACGCCGCATCGGTGATCGGTCTGCTCCCCTATCTGATCGCCGCCTTCGTGGCCGGACCGGTCGTCGCCCGCGAGCTGGAGTCCGGCACCCACCAGCTGCTGTGGACGCAGTCCGTCTCCCCCGTCCGCTGGTTCGCGGCGAAGCTCGCCGTGCCGACCGCGCTGGCCCTCGTCGGTTCGGTCGTACTCGACGGCCTCTACCGATGGGTGTGGAGCACCAGCCGGCACGAGGACCCGGCTCTGAACTGGTATTCCGACAGCGTCTACCACGCCATCGGCCCCATCGGCATCGCCACCGCCCTGCTCGTGGTCCCGCTCGGCGCCCTGACCGGCTTGCTGATCCGCCGCACCGTGCCCGCCATCGTGACGAGCCTGATCGCCACCGCGGCCGTATCCAGTGTGCTTGGGGCCGTACGCGGCCACCTCTGGCCGGTCGTCACCGTCCGCACCGGCCTCGGCACGGGCTACCCGGCGATGAACGGCATGGTCACCGCCGAGGGCGCCGTCACGACCAGCGGCGCCCACGTCCCCGACCCGATCTGTGTGGACGACAAGCAGTGCCAGGCGGCCCACCACCTGGCGGGCTACTTCCGCTCCTCGCACCCCGTGTCCCACTTCTGGCCGCTCCAGCTGGTCGAGACCGGCATCCTGCTGGCCCTGGCCGCGGTCCTCACCCTGGTGGTGTTCCGCCTCGTGAAGCGAATGGCCGGCTGA
- a CDS encoding bifunctional UDP-sugar hydrolase/5'-nucleotidase, whose protein sequence is MSATSHRALSRRSDRATRRVLAAAAGLATVGALVAAMPAQAQGQVQAQGHNSHGHGGHGSHGQHHSRPDPTVDVQMLSFNDLHGNLEPPAGSSGTVAETQPDGTVKSIPAGGAEYLASSLRAARKGHPYSVTAAGGDMIGASPMLSGLFHDEPTIEALNDIKLDVTSVGNHEFDEGATELARMQNGGCHPADGCFEKGKKFKGADFPYLAANVTSEKTGKPILKPYTVWKKNGVKIGFIGVTLEGTPDVVTANGVKGLTFHDEIETVNKYARELDRQGVKSIVALIHEGGMPAGTSYNYDCDAPGAGDGISGPIVDIAKGISPKVDALVTGHTHQSYVCDIPDPAGNPRMVTSAASFGRLYTDSTLTYDLKTHDIVRTAAGATGAKGGHGRPVTPVRPVNHVVSRDQPKAQDITSLITRWNALAAPIANKPQGFISADINGRGDTSPETKLGDLIADGQLAGLAPADKGGAQLALMNPGGIRSDLVYKASGSEGDGVVTYGEAFTVQPFTNMMNVVDLTGAQLLTALQQQVSGPNEASPKILQVSKGLTYTLDLTKSGADRVVANTVELNGTAIDPAKTYRVAMNEFLAGGGDGFTALGQGKNKLVGASDLDVFNAYLAANSSASAPIPTPAADRITVVK, encoded by the coding sequence ATGTCAGCCACATCTCACAGAGCCCTCAGCCGTCGGAGCGACCGTGCGACCCGGCGGGTACTCGCCGCCGCTGCCGGGCTCGCGACGGTCGGTGCGCTGGTCGCCGCCATGCCGGCCCAGGCGCAGGGGCAGGTCCAGGCGCAGGGTCACAACAGCCACGGCCATGGCGGGCACGGGAGCCACGGGCAGCACCACTCCCGGCCCGACCCCACCGTCGATGTGCAGATGCTGTCCTTCAACGACCTGCACGGGAACCTGGAGCCCCCGGCCGGTTCCTCGGGCACCGTCGCCGAGACGCAGCCCGACGGCACGGTGAAGTCGATACCGGCCGGTGGCGCGGAGTATCTGGCGAGTTCGCTGCGGGCCGCCCGCAAGGGGCACCCGTACTCGGTCACCGCGGCGGGCGGCGACATGATCGGGGCCAGCCCGATGCTGTCGGGGCTCTTCCACGACGAGCCGACCATCGAGGCGCTCAACGACATCAAGCTCGACGTCACCTCCGTCGGCAACCACGAGTTCGACGAGGGCGCGACCGAGCTGGCCCGGATGCAGAACGGCGGCTGTCACCCGGCCGACGGCTGTTTCGAGAAGGGCAAGAAGTTCAAGGGCGCGGACTTCCCCTACCTGGCCGCCAACGTGACCAGTGAGAAGACCGGGAAGCCGATCCTCAAGCCGTACACGGTCTGGAAGAAGAACGGCGTCAAGATCGGCTTCATCGGTGTGACGCTGGAGGGCACACCCGACGTCGTCACCGCGAACGGCGTCAAGGGCCTCACGTTCCACGACGAGATCGAGACGGTCAACAAGTACGCCAGGGAACTGGACCGCCAGGGCGTCAAGTCGATCGTGGCGCTGATCCACGAGGGCGGTATGCCCGCGGGCACTTCGTACAACTACGACTGTGACGCGCCGGGTGCGGGCGACGGGATCTCCGGCCCCATCGTCGACATCGCCAAGGGCATCTCGCCGAAGGTGGACGCGCTGGTCACCGGGCACACCCACCAGTCGTACGTGTGTGACATCCCGGACCCCGCGGGCAACCCGCGCATGGTGACGTCGGCCGCGTCCTTCGGGCGGCTCTACACGGACAGCACCCTCACGTACGACCTGAAGACCCACGACATCGTGCGGACGGCGGCCGGCGCGACCGGTGCGAAGGGCGGGCACGGCAGGCCGGTCACGCCCGTGCGCCCCGTCAACCACGTCGTCAGCCGCGACCAGCCCAAGGCGCAGGACATCACCTCGCTGATCACCCGCTGGAACGCGCTGGCCGCCCCCATCGCCAACAAGCCGCAGGGCTTCATCTCCGCGGACATCAACGGGCGCGGCGACACGTCCCCGGAGACCAAACTCGGCGATCTGATCGCCGACGGGCAGCTCGCCGGGCTCGCCCCGGCGGACAAGGGCGGCGCCCAGCTGGCCCTGATGAACCCGGGCGGCATCAGGTCCGACCTGGTGTACAAGGCGAGCGGCAGTGAGGGCGACGGCGTGGTGACGTACGGCGAAGCGTTCACCGTGCAGCCGTTCACCAACATGATGAACGTGGTCGACCTGACCGGCGCGCAGCTCCTGACCGCGCTCCAGCAGCAGGTCAGCGGGCCCAACGAGGCGTCCCCGAAGATCCTTCAGGTGTCCAAGGGGCTCACGTACACCCTCGACCTGACGAAGTCGGGCGCGGACCGCGTGGTCGCGAACACGGTCGAGCTGAACGGCACGGCGATCGACCCGGCCAAGACCTACCGTGTCGCGATGAACGAGTTCCTCGCGGGCGGCGGCGACGGCTTCACGGCCCTGGGCCAGGGCAAGAACAAGCTCGTCGGCGCGTCGGACCTGGATGTGTTCAACGCCTACCTGGCGGCGAACTCCTCGGCCTCCGCACCGATCCCGACGCCTGCGGCGGACCGGATCACGGTCGTCAAGTAG
- a CDS encoding ATP-binding protein, with protein sequence MTPAAPRPPQGGELYRIALPNTANAPRIARDFVASVLTVSRHGGLADDARLCVAEVVTNAHRHTRTPRIQLCATVNRKQVTVSVADNAPWFLPVLAPVGAYDELECGRGLLLLDRVAHAWGWTILGGCTPDRKAVWFTLGREGT encoded by the coding sequence ATGACCCCCGCCGCACCACGCCCCCCGCAGGGCGGCGAGCTGTACCGCATCGCCCTGCCCAACACCGCCAACGCACCCCGCATCGCGCGGGACTTCGTCGCCTCGGTGCTCACCGTCAGTCGTCACGGTGGCCTCGCCGACGACGCGCGGCTCTGCGTCGCCGAGGTGGTGACCAACGCCCACCGCCACACCCGCACACCCCGGATCCAGCTCTGCGCGACCGTCAACCGCAAGCAGGTCACCGTCTCCGTCGCGGACAACGCGCCCTGGTTCCTGCCCGTACTGGCCCCCGTGGGTGCCTACGATGAACTGGAGTGTGGACGGGGGCTGTTACTGCTCGACCGGGTGGCCCACGCCTGGGGCTGGACCATCCTCGGCGGGTGCACTCCCGACCGTAAGGCCGTGTGGTTCACGCTCGGCCGCGAAGGTACGTGA